The Meriones unguiculatus strain TT.TT164.6M chromosome 1, Bangor_MerUng_6.1, whole genome shotgun sequence genome has a segment encoding these proteins:
- the LOC110566864 gene encoding small ribosomal subunit protein uS17-like yields MADIQTERAYQKQPTIFQNKKHVLLGETGKEKLPRYYKNIGLGFKTPKEAIEGTYIDKKCPFTGNVSIRGRILSGVVTKMKMQRTIVIRRDYLHYIRKYNRFEKRHKNMSVHLCPCFRDVQIGDIVPVGECRPLSKTVRFNVLKVTKAAGTKKQFQKF; encoded by the coding sequence ATGGCGGACATTCAGACTGAGCGTGCTTACCAAAAGCAGCCTACAATCTTTCAAAACAAGAAGCATGTTTTGCTGGGAGAAACCGGCAAGGAAAAACTCCCTCGCTACTACAAGAACATCGGTCTAGGCTTCAAGACGCCCAAGGAGGCCATCGAGGGCACCTACATAGACAAGAAATGCCCCTTCACTGGTAATGTCTCCATCCGAGGCCGCATCCTGTCTGGTGTGGTGACCAAGATGAAGATGCAGAGGACCATTGTCATCCGCCGGGACTATCTCCACTACATCCGGAAGTACAATCGCTTTGAGAAGCGCCACAAGAACATGTCTGTGCACCTGTGCCCCTGCTTCAGGGACGTGCAAATCGGCGACATTGTCCCCGTGGGAGAGTGCAGGCCTTTGAGCAAGACAGTGAGATTCAACGTCCTCAAGGTCACCAAGGCTGCTGGCACCAAGAAGCAGTTTCAGAAGTTCTGA